The Bradyrhizobium ottawaense genome window below encodes:
- a CDS encoding YgaP family membrane protein, which translates to MAFYRKNIGGLHQAVRIASGVAVVVAASVYLAGPTAWLVTLGGAGFALTGLVGYCPMCAMAGIGRGGVS; encoded by the coding sequence ATGGCATTTTACAGGAAGAACATCGGCGGCTTGCACCAGGCGGTGCGGATCGCCTCGGGCGTCGCGGTGGTGGTTGCGGCATCCGTTTATCTGGCCGGCCCGACGGCGTGGCTGGTCACGCTGGGTGGCGCCGGCTTCGCGCTGACCGGCCTTGTCGGCTATTGCCCGATGTGCGCGATGGCGGGGATCGGGCGAGGAGGGGTGTCGTGA
- a CDS encoding serine hydrolase domain-containing protein, which produces MDARTTDFSAARTAMQRYVDQEIIPGASWAVLRGGEVVDQQCVGFADREAKTALRPDHIFRAFSNTKIFVTCAIMLLVEEGRIGLDDPIETFLPQLAGRKVLKPGASSLADVEPAKNSITIRQLLTHTSGLSYGIFDPGTVLFKAYNEARVLNPLTPLADMIDQLADLPLSYHPGTSWEYSVATDVLGRVVEVVSGKPLDAFLKARIFDPLGMTDTSFHVPDAQQGRLVALYNGADVLDPMKPGLTRADNLPFPQAYRRPFPRLSGGGGLVSTLPDMLALVRALLPGLDALLKPETLRQMMTNQLPAGQTIRFANLGPIPGKGFGLGGAVTFAPTPFDPPNSTGEFQWGGLAGTHWWICPRANTAGVLMAQRYMGFWNPFFFEFKRLAYQAVGG; this is translated from the coding sequence ATGGACGCCAGAACGACCGATTTTTCCGCCGCACGGACGGCGATGCAGCGCTACGTCGATCAGGAGATCATTCCGGGCGCATCCTGGGCCGTGCTGCGCGGGGGCGAGGTGGTCGACCAGCAATGCGTCGGTTTTGCCGACCGCGAAGCAAAGACCGCGCTTCGTCCCGACCATATCTTCCGCGCGTTCTCCAACACCAAGATCTTCGTCACTTGCGCGATCATGCTGCTGGTTGAGGAAGGCCGCATCGGCCTCGATGACCCGATCGAGACATTCCTGCCGCAGCTCGCCGGTCGCAAGGTGCTGAAGCCGGGCGCCTCGAGCCTTGCCGATGTCGAGCCGGCGAAGAATTCGATCACGATCCGCCAGCTCCTGACCCACACCTCCGGCCTCAGCTACGGCATCTTCGATCCCGGCACGGTGCTGTTCAAGGCCTACAACGAGGCGCGCGTACTCAATCCGCTGACACCACTCGCCGACATGATCGACCAACTCGCCGATCTGCCGCTGTCTTATCATCCCGGCACGAGCTGGGAATATTCGGTCGCCACCGACGTGCTCGGCCGTGTCGTGGAGGTCGTCTCCGGCAAGCCGCTCGACGCTTTTCTGAAGGCGCGCATCTTCGACCCGCTCGGCATGACCGATACCAGCTTCCATGTTCCGGATGCGCAGCAGGGCAGGCTGGTTGCGCTCTACAATGGCGCCGACGTGCTCGACCCCATGAAGCCCGGCCTCACGCGGGCCGACAATCTGCCGTTTCCGCAAGCCTATCGGCGGCCGTTCCCGCGGCTCTCGGGCGGCGGCGGTCTGGTCTCGACCCTGCCCGACATGCTCGCGCTGGTCCGCGCGCTGCTGCCCGGTTTGGATGCGCTGCTGAAGCCGGAGACGCTGCGGCAGATGATGACGAACCAGCTCCCGGCAGGGCAGACCATCCGCTTCGCCAATCTCGGCCCGATCCCCGGCAAGGGCTTTGGCCTCGGCGGCGCCGTCACCTTCGCGCCGACGCCGTTTGATCCGCCGAACTCCACTGGTGAATTCCAGTGGGGCGGGCTTGCCGGCACGCATTGGTGGATCTGTCCGCGGGCCAATACCGCGGGGGTCCTGATGGCCCAACGTTACATGGGCTTCTGGAATCCGTTCTTCTTCGAGTTCAAGCGCCTGGCCTATCAGGCCGTCGGAGGCTGA
- a CDS encoding GNAT family N-acetyltransferase: MSDSDEALLDRPIWSALTTSHKHLAEGGPRALRYPVDMTPFADMVDMSAASFAALRDLLSGSQVAALFTPDPVDVPAGFKVVIAGPCEQMIGSPAVSPLRDAEIVTLGADDVPAMMALTELTKPGPFARRTHELGTFLGIRAGGQLVAMTGERMKPGKFTEVTAVCVHPDYRGRGYAQALLAAVARGIEARGEIPFLHVFSSNASAIALYQRQGMRIRRCLHVTAFMREE, from the coding sequence GTGTCCGACAGCGATGAGGCGCTGCTCGATCGTCCGATCTGGAGCGCGCTGACGACCAGCCACAAGCATCTGGCCGAGGGCGGGCCGCGGGCGTTGCGCTATCCCGTCGACATGACGCCGTTTGCCGACATGGTCGACATGTCCGCGGCAAGCTTTGCCGCGCTGCGCGATCTGCTGTCGGGTTCGCAGGTCGCAGCATTGTTCACGCCGGATCCGGTTGACGTCCCCGCCGGTTTCAAGGTCGTGATCGCCGGGCCTTGCGAGCAGATGATCGGCTCGCCCGCGGTCAGTCCGCTCCGCGATGCCGAGATCGTCACTCTGGGGGCCGACGACGTCCCTGCCATGATGGCATTGACGGAGCTGACGAAGCCCGGTCCGTTCGCGCGGCGCACCCATGAGCTTGGTACGTTCCTCGGCATTCGCGCCGGGGGACAATTGGTCGCGATGACCGGCGAGCGCATGAAGCCGGGCAAGTTCACCGAGGTGACGGCCGTGTGCGTGCATCCCGACTATCGCGGGCGCGGCTATGCGCAAGCGCTGCTTGCGGCCGTCGCGCGCGGGATCGAGGCGCGCGGGGAAATTCCGTTCCTCCACGTGTTTTCGAGCAACGCGTCGGCGATCGCGCTGTACCAGCGACAGGGCATGCGCATCCGCCGTTGCCTGCACGTCACAGCGTTCATGAGGGAAGAATAG
- a CDS encoding Lin0512 family protein has translation MTRVRCVTEMGMGVDVHGRDATKAAKRAVSDAIRHSSLGFFRMIGKTANDMFVDVTIAVPNPEAVDKEAVAKELPYGTVTVTAVKGGLEIPSATEVANDPILIANAAVIVSFDKD, from the coding sequence ATGACTCGTGTTCGCTGCGTCACCGAGATGGGTATGGGCGTCGATGTCCACGGCAGGGACGCCACCAAGGCGGCCAAGCGCGCGGTGTCGGATGCCATCAGGCACTCGAGCCTCGGCTTCTTCCGGATGATCGGCAAGACCGCGAACGACATGTTCGTCGACGTCACGATCGCGGTACCCAATCCGGAAGCCGTCGACAAGGAGGCTGTGGCCAAGGAGCTTCCTTACGGCACCGTGACCGTCACCGCGGTCAAGGGCGGGCTGGAGATTCCCTCGGCGACCGAAGTGGCCAACGATCCCATCCTCATCGCCAATGCAGCTGTCATCGTCAGCTTCGACAAGGACTAG
- a CDS encoding acetolactate synthase large subunit: protein MSGQERKVKGSDLFVAALENEGVDRIFGVPGEENLDLVESLRTSKIELVLTRHEQAAAFMAATHGRLTGKPGVCLSTLGPGALNLSTGAAYAHLGAMPMILITGQKPIMSSRQARFQIVDVVATMKPLTKLSRQIVSASSIPTVVRDAFRVAMEERPGPVHLELPEDIAGDEVPDVPVIPVHPIEIPVAHRTTLDRAAEMILSARHPLVMMGAATSRPRATHGIASFVRRTGIPFFTTQMGKGTVPGGTNLYMGTAALSERDYVHDAIDAADLIIAIGHDPIEKPPFIMGPSGPKVIHVSYTSASVELVYFPDAEVIGDVGPSLELLADRLEGKLPQAASLLPLREKILGHIADRATEARWPPTPQRIVHDIRQVIPENGIVALDNGMYKIWFARNYRTRLANTLLLDNALATMGAGLPSAMMAAMLYPDRRVLAVAGDGGFMMNSQEMETAVRLKLNLVVLVLEDNAYGMIRWKQAVDHFADYGMTFGNPDFVLYAKAYGAKGHRVESIDSFGPTLDAAFKEGGVHLVVIPIDYSENVRVLADELRAHEKAKG, encoded by the coding sequence ATGAGCGGACAGGAGCGCAAGGTGAAGGGATCGGACCTGTTTGTCGCGGCGCTCGAGAACGAAGGTGTCGATCGCATCTTCGGCGTTCCCGGCGAAGAGAATCTCGATCTCGTGGAATCGCTCCGCACCTCCAAGATCGAGCTGGTCCTGACCCGTCACGAGCAGGCCGCCGCCTTCATGGCCGCCACGCATGGGCGGTTGACCGGCAAGCCCGGCGTTTGCCTCTCGACGCTCGGGCCCGGCGCGCTCAATCTGTCAACGGGCGCCGCCTATGCGCATCTCGGCGCGATGCCGATGATCCTGATCACCGGCCAGAAGCCGATCATGAGCAGCCGACAAGCGCGCTTCCAGATCGTGGACGTGGTCGCGACCATGAAGCCATTGACGAAGCTGTCGCGGCAGATCGTCAGCGCCTCCAGCATTCCGACCGTGGTGCGCGATGCCTTTCGCGTCGCCATGGAGGAGCGGCCGGGGCCGGTGCATCTCGAATTGCCCGAGGACATCGCGGGTGACGAAGTGCCTGATGTTCCCGTGATCCCGGTCCATCCGATCGAAATCCCGGTCGCTCATCGCACCACGCTCGACCGCGCCGCCGAGATGATTCTGTCGGCGAGACATCCGCTGGTCATGATGGGCGCCGCGACCAGCCGGCCGCGCGCGACCCACGGTATCGCCAGCTTCGTGCGGCGGACCGGCATTCCGTTCTTCACCACGCAGATGGGCAAGGGCACCGTGCCCGGCGGTACCAATCTCTACATGGGGACCGCCGCGCTGTCCGAACGCGACTACGTTCATGACGCGATCGATGCCGCCGACCTGATCATTGCGATCGGTCACGACCCGATCGAGAAGCCGCCCTTCATCATGGGGCCGTCAGGCCCGAAGGTCATTCACGTCAGCTACACGTCGGCCAGTGTGGAGCTGGTCTATTTTCCCGACGCGGAGGTCATTGGCGACGTCGGCCCCAGCCTGGAACTGCTCGCCGACCGGCTCGAAGGCAAGCTGCCGCAAGCCGCGTCGCTGCTGCCGCTGCGCGAGAAGATTCTCGGCCACATCGCCGACCGCGCCACCGAGGCGCGCTGGCCGCCGACGCCGCAGCGGATCGTGCACGACATCCGGCAGGTGATCCCGGAGAACGGCATCGTCGCGCTCGACAACGGCATGTACAAGATCTGGTTCGCGCGCAACTACCGCACCCGCCTCGCCAACACGCTGCTGCTCGACAATGCGCTGGCGACGATGGGCGCCGGCCTGCCGTCGGCGATGATGGCCGCGATGCTCTATCCCGATCGCCGCGTGCTCGCGGTCGCCGGCGACGGCGGCTTCATGATGAACAGCCAGGAGATGGAGACCGCCGTCCGTCTCAAGCTCAACCTCGTCGTGCTGGTGCTGGAGGATAACGCCTACGGCATGATCCGCTGGAAGCAGGCCGTCGACCATTTCGCCGATTACGGCATGACCTTTGGCAATCCTGATTTTGTTCTCTACGCGAAGGCCTATGGAGCGAAGGGGCATCGGGTCGAGAGCATCGACAGCTTTGGCCCGACGCTGGACGCCGCTTTCAAAGAGGGCGGCGTGCATCTGGTCGTGATCCCGATCGACTATTCGGAGAACGTGCGGGTGCTCGCGGACGAGCTGCGCGCCCATGAGAAGGCAAAGGGGTGA
- a CDS encoding MmcQ/YjbR family DNA-binding protein, producing the protein MTPKSFETRCLGLPAVTKVVQWEGTSVFKVGGKMFALGGGFAARSGGYMFKTANMAYAMLIEHGLARPAPYLARAKWVQLVSNNALPDAELILYLAQAHALIAAKLTRKTRKELGLASPERS; encoded by the coding sequence ATGACACCCAAATCCTTCGAAACCCGCTGCCTGGGCCTGCCCGCCGTCACCAAGGTGGTGCAATGGGAGGGCACCTCCGTCTTCAAGGTCGGCGGCAAGATGTTCGCGCTCGGCGGCGGCTTTGCCGCGCGCTCCGGCGGCTACATGTTCAAGACCGCGAACATGGCCTACGCCATGCTGATCGAGCACGGCCTGGCCCGGCCTGCGCCGTATTTGGCGCGCGCCAAATGGGTGCAACTCGTCAGCAACAACGCCTTACCCGATGCCGAGCTCATCCTGTATCTGGCGCAGGCGCACGCGCTGATCGCGGCAAAGCTGACGCGGAAGACACGCAAGGAACTCGGGCTCGCCTCACCGGAGCGATCATGA
- a CDS encoding IS5 family transposase (programmed frameshift): MRAGLFWLNDRQWARIEPHLPRGLTGPDRDDDRRIVSGIIHMLQSGARWRDCPREYGPYTTIYNRFNRWAKRGRWCAIFEALAKPGEDGVVLSLDSTSIKAHRCASGGKGGSTNQAIGRSRGGRTTKIHALSDPLCRPVVLHLTPGQDADIAAAPDVLALAPPMSVLLADKGYDGDKLRGEIIRRGAKPVIPNKSNRVVIHRFKKRAYKGRNVIERCFCRLKDFRRIATRYDKLARNFLAAVHLAALVAYWLN; the protein is encoded by the exons ATGCGCGCTGGTTTGTTTTGGCTGAACGACAGGCAATGGGCGCGTATCGAACCGCATCTGCCGAGGGGACTGACGGGGCCGGATCGGGACGACGACCGACGCATCGTCAGCGGCATCATTCACATGCTGCAATCGGGTGCACGATGGCGTGATTGTCCACGTGAATACGGCCCTTACACGACGATCTACAATCGCTTCAATCGCTGGGCCAAGCGAGGACGATGGTGCGCAATCTTCGAAGCGCTGGCCAAGCCTGGCGAAGACGGCGTCGTACTGTCGCTCGACTCGACCTCGATTAAAGCTCACCGGTGTGCCTCCGGCGGAAAAGGGGGGAGCACAA ATCAAGCAATCGGCCGCTCGCGCGGAGGCCGCACGACAAAAATCCATGCGCTGAGCGATCCGCTCTGCCGGCCGGTCGTCCTGCATCTGACTCCAGGCCAGGATGCCGATATCGCTGCGGCTCCCGATGTCCTGGCGCTCGCGCCACCCATGAGCGTGCTCCTCGCCGACAAAGGGTATGATGGCGACAAGCTTCGCGGCGAAATCATTCGTCGTGGCGCCAAGCCCGTAATCCCCAATAAATCTAACCGTGTCGTCATCCATCGCTTCAAAAAACGCGCCTACAAAGGACGAAATGTCATCGAACGCTGCTTTTGCAGGCTCAAGGACTTCCGGCGCATCGCCACGCGATATGACAAGCTCGCCCGTAATTTTTTGGCCGCTGTTCATCTCGCCGCTCTCGTCGCATATTGGCTCAATTGA
- a CDS encoding SWIM zinc finger family protein — protein sequence MADLRDLGNKCTCPSRKFPCKHVLGLLWLNAEAVVPFTPADTPAWVSDWLGRRRGPSAAKPATNAPPGGDKDLGAARAAEPEVADDPKDVARREAQLAKRNEETERAIFDALDALDQWIGDQLRMGLSGFIDDATARCRRIAARLVDGKAAVLAGRIDELPSRLLALSAGDRPRGAVVELGKLVLLARAFRATPRNTAIRRAVAASETRETVLADPDALRVDADWEVLAEQVQTRRDGLVSQTTWLLNLAAAGPRFAMLLDFFPASAGRRGSVFTPGERFHGELVFYPSARPLRALLVRRDATHEMPPPAWPAPDDTLSDALTRPLLAEPWVIDIPLLLPQGRIARDAAGHTWWRSADGLATLPVASEVNGILCGTDLARTAAIWSGNRLAILAAQTPWGRIGGHDCGDQGRDDPCCDGCSPHALDHGIRGRARSHVLAYRARRRSRRSGIAAACAFGPVPRHIGDDGAGFSAPHPA from the coding sequence ATGGCCGATCTGCGCGACCTCGGCAACAAGTGCACCTGCCCCTCGCGCAAATTCCCCTGCAAGCATGTGCTCGGCCTGTTGTGGCTGAATGCAGAAGCGGTGGTGCCGTTCACGCCCGCCGACACGCCGGCCTGGGTCAGCGATTGGCTCGGCCGCAGGCGCGGCCCGTCCGCGGCAAAGCCTGCAACCAATGCGCCGCCCGGCGGCGACAAGGATCTGGGTGCCGCGCGCGCCGCCGAGCCTGAGGTCGCAGACGACCCGAAGGACGTGGCGCGGCGCGAGGCCCAGTTAGCCAAACGTAACGAAGAGACCGAGCGCGCCATTTTCGATGCGCTGGATGCGCTCGATCAATGGATCGGCGACCAGCTTCGCATGGGATTGTCAGGCTTCATCGATGATGCCACGGCGCGATGCCGGCGGATCGCGGCGCGGCTTGTCGATGGCAAGGCCGCGGTGCTCGCCGGCCGGATCGACGAGCTGCCGTCCCGCCTCCTCGCGCTCTCCGCAGGCGACCGTCCGCGCGGCGCCGTGGTCGAGCTCGGCAAGCTCGTTCTGCTCGCGCGCGCCTTCCGCGCCACCCCGCGCAATACCGCGATCCGGCGCGCGGTCGCCGCATCGGAGACGCGCGAGACGGTGCTGGCCGATCCAGATGCACTACGGGTCGATGCGGATTGGGAGGTGCTTGCCGAGCAGGTGCAGACGCGCCGTGACGGGTTGGTGTCACAGACGACATGGCTGCTCAACCTCGCCGCGGCCGGCCCACGCTTCGCAATGCTGCTCGATTTTTTCCCGGCAAGCGCGGGAAGGCGCGGTTCGGTCTTCACGCCCGGCGAGCGCTTTCATGGCGAGCTCGTCTTCTATCCGTCGGCGCGGCCGCTTCGCGCCCTGCTCGTCCGGCGCGACGCCACGCACGAGATGCCGCCGCCGGCATGGCCCGCGCCGGATGACACACTCTCCGACGCGTTGACGCGACCGTTGCTGGCAGAGCCCTGGGTGATCGATATTCCGCTGCTGCTGCCGCAGGGGCGCATCGCGCGCGACGCTGCCGGACACACATGGTGGCGATCGGCCGATGGCCTCGCGACGCTGCCGGTGGCCTCCGAGGTCAATGGCATTCTGTGCGGCACCGATCTCGCGCGCACCGCCGCGATCTGGTCGGGCAATCGGCTCGCGATCCTCGCCGCGCAGACCCCTTGGGGGCGGATCGGCGGCCATGACTGCGGCGACCAGGGCCGAGACGATCCTTGCTGCGATGGGTGCAGTCCTCACGCGCTGGACCATGGGATCCGCGGCCGCGCCCGCAGCCACGTTCTGGCGTACCGAGCTCGGCGACGATCCCGCCGAAGCGGAATTGCGGCTGCTTGCGCTTTCGGGCCAGTTCCTCGGCACATCGGTGACGATGGAGCCGGCTTCAGTGCTCCGCATCCCGCCTGA
- a CDS encoding DUF5691 domain-containing protein, with translation MPEELRPLVRRILAAKKQAQAATELVHFLAARGWTTHPADWMPAADDDDAPDVYASWRDWATIADSDGAARQTNDSLTAENWDDFWPAARKAALTELRRRDPSAARAMLEAKLASETADARLRLLLLLSERLSDDDIPFLERIAADDPAPKVKALAASLLARLGRGPAAGEDVAELAGFFSIKTKGLLRRSRVVQAEPLKTPAQVQRRKALFDGAGLVSFSGALGLAPQELIAAWDWNVDHAADMSLINLIVATGTDALVAQAADAIGERDATGLVAALAPRLAPAERTRHAEAALRTHGISFELARQLAGAAARLDDPLSAPAGKTLLAALHRDDARPGDQVPELHALGLLASRDGARQSLQRLTAAGLLQGDPRLDMLRLNAALDDNGAKP, from the coding sequence GTGCCCGAAGAGCTGCGTCCGCTCGTGCGCCGGATCCTCGCGGCGAAGAAACAGGCGCAGGCGGCAACCGAACTCGTCCACTTCCTCGCGGCGCGCGGCTGGACAACGCATCCGGCCGACTGGATGCCGGCAGCCGACGATGACGACGCGCCGGACGTCTATGCCAGCTGGCGCGACTGGGCGACGATTGCGGACTCCGACGGCGCCGCCCGGCAAACCAACGACAGCCTCACGGCCGAGAACTGGGACGATTTCTGGCCCGCTGCGCGCAAGGCGGCACTGACCGAACTCAGGCGGCGCGACCCGTCCGCCGCACGCGCGATGCTCGAGGCCAAGCTCGCGAGCGAGACTGCCGACGCACGCTTGCGCCTGCTGTTGCTGCTGTCGGAGCGGCTTTCCGACGACGACATCCCTTTTCTCGAACGCATCGCGGCCGACGATCCCGCCCCCAAGGTCAAGGCGCTTGCGGCCTCGCTGCTCGCGCGTCTTGGCCGAGGCCCTGCGGCCGGCGAGGACGTCGCCGAACTTGCCGGCTTCTTTTCGATCAAGACCAAGGGGTTGCTGCGCCGCTCGCGCGTGGTCCAGGCCGAACCACTCAAGACGCCGGCGCAAGTGCAACGCCGCAAGGCCCTGTTCGACGGCGCCGGCCTCGTTTCGTTTTCCGGCGCGCTGGGGCTTGCGCCGCAGGAGCTGATTGCCGCCTGGGACTGGAATGTGGACCATGCCGCCGACATGTCGCTGATCAACCTGATCGTCGCGACCGGGACGGATGCGCTGGTCGCGCAAGCGGCGGACGCGATCGGCGAACGCGATGCCACCGGCCTCGTTGCCGCGCTCGCGCCACGCCTTGCGCCCGCCGAACGCACGAGGCATGCCGAGGCGGCGCTGCGCACCCACGGCATCAGCTTCGAACTGGCCCGACAACTCGCAGGCGCAGCGGCACGGCTGGACGATCCGCTCTCCGCGCCCGCCGGCAAGACCCTGCTCGCCGCACTTCATCGCGATGACGCGAGGCCCGGCGATCAGGTCCCGGAGCTTCACGCGCTCGGCCTTCTCGCCTCGCGAGACGGCGCGCGACAATCACTGCAACGACTGACGGCTGCGGGCCTCCTGCAAGGAGACCCGCGCCTCGACATGCTGCGGCTCAACGCCGCGTTGGACGACAATGGAGCGAAACCATGA
- a CDS encoding ATP-binding protein translates to MSEKLRLPAEDSYAAELKALAAGDGHRPPGWALSPRQVVTYLMGGKAADGSVITPKYVGDKRLIETAVATLATDRALLLLGVPGTAKSWVSEHLAAGITGDSTLVIQCTAGTDENQIRYGWNYAQLLAHGPSREALVPTPLMRAMEGGKLCRFEELTRMGSDVQDTLITVLSEKMMPVPELNTAVYAQRGFNIIATANNRDKGVNELSSALKRRFNVVVLPLPDSAEEEVAIIVKRVGEMAENLDLPAPKNVADEVARVVSIFRELRSGSTEDGKIALKSPSGGLSTAEAIAVVIGGISQATFFNDGKLTPETLASNMIGAVVKDPVQDTAVLGEYLETVLKKRRGFEGYYASLTDRI, encoded by the coding sequence ATGAGCGAGAAACTGCGCTTGCCCGCCGAGGACAGCTATGCCGCCGAGTTGAAGGCGCTTGCCGCGGGCGACGGGCATCGTCCGCCGGGCTGGGCGCTCTCGCCGCGGCAAGTGGTGACCTACCTCATGGGCGGAAAGGCTGCCGACGGGAGCGTGATCACGCCGAAATATGTCGGAGACAAGCGGCTGATCGAGACCGCCGTCGCGACACTTGCGACCGATCGCGCCTTGTTGCTGCTGGGTGTGCCCGGCACCGCCAAATCGTGGGTCTCCGAGCACCTCGCCGCGGGCATCACCGGCGACTCCACACTCGTGATCCAGTGCACGGCCGGGACCGACGAGAACCAGATCCGCTACGGCTGGAACTATGCCCAATTGCTTGCGCACGGGCCGAGCCGCGAAGCGCTGGTCCCTACGCCGCTGATGCGTGCGATGGAGGGCGGCAAGCTCTGCCGTTTCGAGGAACTGACGCGGATGGGCAGCGACGTGCAGGACACGCTGATCACGGTACTGTCGGAGAAGATGATGCCGGTCCCGGAGCTCAATACTGCCGTCTACGCCCAGCGCGGCTTCAACATCATCGCCACCGCCAACAACCGCGACAAGGGCGTCAACGAATTGTCGTCCGCGCTCAAGCGCCGCTTCAACGTCGTCGTGCTGCCCCTACCCGACAGCGCCGAGGAGGAAGTGGCGATCATCGTCAAGCGTGTCGGCGAGATGGCTGAGAATCTCGATTTGCCGGCACCGAAGAACGTCGCCGACGAGGTCGCGCGCGTCGTTTCGATCTTCCGTGAGCTGCGCTCGGGCTCGACCGAGGACGGCAAGATCGCGCTGAAGTCGCCCTCGGGCGGGCTGTCGACAGCCGAAGCGATCGCGGTGGTGATCGGCGGCATCAGCCAGGCGACCTTCTTCAACGACGGCAAGCTGACGCCGGAAACACTCGCCAGCAACATGATCGGCGCCGTCGTGAAGGATCCGGTGCAGGATACGGCCGTGCTCGGCGAGTATCTCGAGACCGTGCTGAAGAAGCGGCGTGGCTTCGAAGGCTACTATGCTTCGCTGACCGACCGGATCTGA